The genomic window CAGGCATATCTCAATCACGTGCGACGCATCACTCCACGGAGGAGCTTGAGACATCGTTCTCGACTCCGTTTCTGCGTGCCCGGAAGACCCGGGCGCAAATCGGATGCTGCTGATGGCAGTTTCGTTGAAAGAGTGAAAACCCGTGAATGAGGTCACTATGAACGTTGCAGTGAATGCCAATCCGAATACAAGCGTCCCTACCAACGCGGCAGGCTTTGACATGTCGCTTTTCCCGATGCCTGGAATCTTCCGCGGGCTCGCCGAGCAGAGCGCTGAACGGGTAAGAGAGGGCTGCGAGAAGATGAAGGACGCCTCGGGACAGATCGCCGACAATCTCCGGGAGGCCTATGCGAGCAACGCAAAGGGCGCCGCGGACTACGGGAGCAAGGTTCTCGAGATATCAGGTATCAACACTCAATCCGCTTTCGATTTTCTCACCGATCTGATGGCCTCGAAGTCGCTATCGGACGTTATGAACCTCTCGGCCACGCAGAGCCGCAAGAACCTCGAAGCCGCGTCCGCGCAGAACAAGGAGCTTTGGGAGCTGCTCCAGAGAGCTGCGGCCGAGACGGCTGAGCCCATCAAGAAGAGCTTCACCAGAGTCCTGCAACCAGTTTCCTAAAAACAAAATCTCGCACACCACCAAGAGCGGCTGGACCGAGCGCCTCCAGAAGAAGAGGTGCGGTCCAGTCGAGGGTGGCGAACGGAAACGGTGTCGCGACACAAACGCGAGACAGGGAGGATCAGGATGGGTGTCGTTATGATCAAATGCCCGGAGACGGGACGTGAAATCTCCACGGGCCTCAGCGTGGATCGGGAGAGCTTTCGATGTAGTGCGGTGTTCTTCGCGCGCACCTACTGCACGATCTGCCAGACCAATCACGAATGGTTCGCCAGGGAGGCGTGGGTTTACGAGCCGCGCACATGCGTGCAGAGGAGCTGTTAATCGCAACGCGCAGCGTTCTGCGATTGCGTCAGTGACTACTCAATGACTTCGATGATCCTTGGCGGCTGGCCGATCGCTCCTTCTGGCCGCGTGTATCTCCTCCTTTCATCAACGGGGGAGAAGCCGCTCTGGCGTGCGCGGTCTTGCGCACCTACGCGGCTTGTATACGAGACTTCATCGTTCCAGATGAAAGAATATCATCGATTTCGCGGCGCATGATGCCGTAACACTTGCAGGCCGCGGCCTCGAGCCGCGGCCTGTCAATCTCAATCAAGCCGCGCTGATTGGACGATCGCAGCGCGCCGGAATTGCGCAGCTTGCATACGATCTGCGTGACGGTCGGCCGTCGGACGCCAATCAACTCGGCTAGCACCTCCTGGGTTAGCGGCAGTTGGTCGACGTGAGCGCGATCGTGGATGTGGAGCAACCACCGGGCCAGACGCGCTTCAACCGAGTGAAGGGCATTGCAGGCGGCTACACGCTGGAATTGGGCCATCAGCGCGATGGTGTGCATCTGGACGGCGTGTCTAATGGCAGCGCTATGGCGGACCGCCGAGAAAAATCGCGCTGAAGAAATCAGCAATGCGGAGCCGGGCATAAGCACAACCGTCGTTACCGGAGAGTGGGAGGGACCAAGCGCCAACAGCATGCCAACGGCGCCTTCATTCCCGATGATCGCCGTTGCAACCGTTTGTCCCTCCGGCATGTCC from Nitrobacteraceae bacterium AZCC 1564 includes these protein-coding regions:
- a CDS encoding CRP-like cAMP-binding protein (product_source=COG0664; cath_funfam=1.10.10.10,2.60.120.10; cog=COG0664; pfam=PF00027,PF13545; smart=SM00100,SM00419; superfamily=46785,51206); protein product: MMEDKTGNRLLATLPPADFDLLAPHFKRVPLERGAILVRSGDRSDQIYFPLSGVISFMQDMPEGQTVATAIIGNEGAVGMLLALGPSHSPVTTVVLMPGSALLISSARFFSAVRHSAAIRHAVQMHTIALMAQFQRVAACNALHSVEARLARWLLHIHDRAHVDQLPLTQEVLAELIGVRRPTVTQIVCKLRNSGALRSSNQRGLIEIDRPRLEAAACKCYGIMRREIDDILSSGTMKSRIQAA
- a CDS encoding phasin (product_source=TIGR01985; cog=COG5490; pfam=PF09361; tigrfam=TIGR01985), with amino-acid sequence MNVAVNANPNTSVPTNAAGFDMSLFPMPGIFRGLAEQSAERVREGCEKMKDASGQIADNLREAYASNAKGAADYGSKVLEISGINTQSAFDFLTDLMASKSLSDVMNLSATQSRKNLEAASAQNKELWELLQRAAAETAEPIKKSFTRVLQPVS
- a CDS encoding hypothetical protein (product_source=Hypo-rule applied; cath_funfam=2.40.50.90; superfamily=50249) — translated: MGVVMIKCPETGREISTGLSVDRESFRCSAVFFARTYCTICQTNHEWFAREAWVYEPRTCVQRSC